In Juglans microcarpa x Juglans regia isolate MS1-56 chromosome 8D, Jm3101_v1.0, whole genome shotgun sequence, the following are encoded in one genomic region:
- the LOC121242529 gene encoding tubulin alpha chain-like isoform X1: MRECISIHIGQAGIQVGNACWELYCLEHGIQPDGQMPSDKTVGGGDDAFNTFFSETGAGKHVPRAVFVDLEPTVIDEVRTGTYRQLFHPEQLISGKEDAANNFARGHYTIGKEIVDLCLDRIRKLADNCTGLQGFLVFNAVGGGTGSGLGSLLLERLSVDYGKKSKLGFTVYPSPQVSTSVVEPYNSVLSTHSLLEHTDVAVLLDNEAIYDICRRSLDIERPTYTNLNRLVSQVISSLTASLRFDGALNVDVTEFQTNLVPYPRIHFMLSSYAPVISAEKAYHEQLSVAEITNSAFEPSSMMAKCDPRHGKYMACCLMYRGDVVPKDVNAAVATIKTKRTIQFVDWCPTGFKCGINYQPPTVVPGGDLAKVQRAVCMISNSTSVAEVFSRIDHKFDLMYAKRAFVHWYVGEGMEEGEFSEAREDLAALEKDYEEVGAESAEGEDGDEGDEY, encoded by the exons ATGAGAGAGTGCATCTCGATCCACATCGGCCAGGCCGGTATCCAGGTCGGCAATGCCTGCTGGGAGCTCTACTGCCTCGAGCATGGCATTCAG CCTGATGGGCAGATGCCGAGTGACAAGACAGTTGGCGGTGGAGATGATGCCTTCAACACCTTTTTCAGCGAAACTGGAGCTGGGAAGCACGTCCCTCGTGCAGTCTTTGTTGATCTTGAGCCTACTGTCATTGATGAAGTGAGGACTGGAACATACCGCCAGCTCTTCCACCCTGAGCAACTCATCAGCGGCAAGGAAGATGCTGCCAACAACTTTGCCCGTGGCCATTACAcca TTGGGAAAGAGATTGTTGATCTCTGCCTGGACCGGATCCGCAAGCTTGCAGACAACTGCACTGGTCTTCAAGGCTTCTTGGTTTTCAATGCTGTCGGAGGGGGTACCGGTTCTGGTCTTGGATCGCTGCTTTTGGAGCGTCTCTCCGTTGATTATGGCAAAAAGTCTAAGCTCGGTTTCACTGTCTATCCCTCACCACAGGTGTCCACATCCGTTGTGGAGCCATACAACAGCGTCCTTTCAACTCACTCCCTCCTTGAGCATACTGATGTTGCTGTGCTTCTTGATAATGAGGCCATCTATGACATCTGCAGGCGCTCCCTTGACATCGAGCGTCCTACTTACACTAATCTTAACCGCCTTGTCTCtcag GTGATCTCGTCCCTGACTGCCTCCTTGCGGTTCGATGGAGCCCTGAATGTTGATGTGACTGAGTTCCAGACCAACTTGGTTCCCTACCCCAGGATCCATTTCATGCTTTCCTCCTATGCTCCTGTCATCTCAGCTGAGAAGGCATACCATGAGCAACTTTCAGTGGCCGAGATTACGAACAGTGCCTTTGAACCCTCTTCCATGATGGCAAAGTGTGACCCACGCCATGGCAAGTACATGGCTTGCTGCTTGATGTACCGTGGTGATGTTGTGCCCAAGGATGTGAATGCAGCTGTGGCCACCATCAAGACCAAGCGCACCATCCAATTTGTTGACTGGTGTCCTACTGGATTTAAGTGTGGTATCAATTACCAGCCACCCACTGTTGTTCCGGGAGGCGACCTTGCTAAGGTGCAAAGGGCCGTCTGCATGATCTCTAACTCAACCAGTGTTGCTGAGGTGTTCTCTCGCATTGACCACAAGTTTGATCTCATGTATGCCAAACGTGCCTTTGTGCACTGGTATGTCGGTGAGGGTATGGAGGAGGGGGAGTTCTCAGAGGCTCGTGAAGATCTGGCTGCCCTGGAGAAGGATTACGAGGAGGTTGGTGCAGAATCTGCCGAGGGAGAGGATGGTGATGAAGGAGATGAATACTAG
- the LOC121242529 gene encoding tubulin alpha chain-like isoform X2, whose protein sequence is MRECISIHIGQAGIQVGNACWELYCLEHGIQPDGQMPSDKTVGGGDDAFNTFFSETGAGKHVPRAVFVDLEPTVIDEVRTGTYRQLFHPEQLISGKEDAANNFARGHYTIGKEIVDLCLDRIRKLADNCTGLQGFLVFNAVGGGTGSGLGSLLLERLSVDYGKKSKLGFTVYPSPQVSTSVVEPYNSVLSTHSLLEHTDVAVLLDNEAIYDICRRSLDIERPTYTNLNRLVSQVISSLTASLRFDGALNVDVTEFQTNLVPYPRIHFMLSSYAPVISAEKAYHEQLSVAEITNSAFEPSSMMAKCDPRHGKYMACCLMYRGDVVPKDVNAAVATIKTKRTIQFVDWCPTGFKCGINYQPPTVVPGGDLAKVQRAVCMISNSTSVAEVGSSQRLVKIWLPWRRITRRLVQNLPRERMVMKEMNTRGSM, encoded by the exons ATGAGAGAGTGCATCTCGATCCACATCGGCCAGGCCGGTATCCAGGTCGGCAATGCCTGCTGGGAGCTCTACTGCCTCGAGCATGGCATTCAG CCTGATGGGCAGATGCCGAGTGACAAGACAGTTGGCGGTGGAGATGATGCCTTCAACACCTTTTTCAGCGAAACTGGAGCTGGGAAGCACGTCCCTCGTGCAGTCTTTGTTGATCTTGAGCCTACTGTCATTGATGAAGTGAGGACTGGAACATACCGCCAGCTCTTCCACCCTGAGCAACTCATCAGCGGCAAGGAAGATGCTGCCAACAACTTTGCCCGTGGCCATTACAcca TTGGGAAAGAGATTGTTGATCTCTGCCTGGACCGGATCCGCAAGCTTGCAGACAACTGCACTGGTCTTCAAGGCTTCTTGGTTTTCAATGCTGTCGGAGGGGGTACCGGTTCTGGTCTTGGATCGCTGCTTTTGGAGCGTCTCTCCGTTGATTATGGCAAAAAGTCTAAGCTCGGTTTCACTGTCTATCCCTCACCACAGGTGTCCACATCCGTTGTGGAGCCATACAACAGCGTCCTTTCAACTCACTCCCTCCTTGAGCATACTGATGTTGCTGTGCTTCTTGATAATGAGGCCATCTATGACATCTGCAGGCGCTCCCTTGACATCGAGCGTCCTACTTACACTAATCTTAACCGCCTTGTCTCtcag GTGATCTCGTCCCTGACTGCCTCCTTGCGGTTCGATGGAGCCCTGAATGTTGATGTGACTGAGTTCCAGACCAACTTGGTTCCCTACCCCAGGATCCATTTCATGCTTTCCTCCTATGCTCCTGTCATCTCAGCTGAGAAGGCATACCATGAGCAACTTTCAGTGGCCGAGATTACGAACAGTGCCTTTGAACCCTCTTCCATGATGGCAAAGTGTGACCCACGCCATGGCAAGTACATGGCTTGCTGCTTGATGTACCGTGGTGATGTTGTGCCCAAGGATGTGAATGCAGCTGTGGCCACCATCAAGACCAAGCGCACCATCCAATTTGTTGACTGGTGTCCTACTGGATTTAAGTGTGGTATCAATTACCAGCCACCCACTGTTGTTCCGGGAGGCGACCTTGCTAAGGTGCAAAGGGCCGTCTGCATGATCTCTAACTCAACCAGTGTTGCTGAGGT GGGGAGTTCTCAGAGGCTCGTGAAGATCTGGCTGCCCTGGAGAAGGATTACGAGGAGGTTGGTGCAGAATCTGCCGAGGGAGAGGATGGTGATGAAGGAGATGAATACTAGAGGCTCGATGTAA